A genomic segment from Halorubrum depositum encodes:
- a CDS encoding two-component system sensor histidine kinase NtrB encodes MTERAPRDREIRRYETMLDSLDDAVYAVRPDGTIAYVNERYAEMKGVSREELLGTEIYDWVTEETAEKATRVRREMEAGDRDAGAVEYEFLTADGERFPVEMRFNRVTSEGGDELDRVGVIRDVRERKEREESLREKNERLEEFASIVSHDLRNPLSVARGRLDLAREECDSEHLDHVARAHERMDSLIDDLLTLARDGEGVEGTERVPLRELAEACWEGVETADATLRVETDSAVRADRSRLRQVFENLVRNAVEHAGDDATVTVGDLDGGFYVSDDGPGIPEADREAVFEAGFTTNDGGTGFGLEIVEAVAAAHGWDVRVTDGADGGARFEFTGVDVLD; translated from the coding sequence ATGACGGAACGGGCACCCCGCGACAGGGAGATACGGCGGTACGAGACGATGCTCGACTCGCTGGACGACGCCGTGTACGCCGTGCGTCCCGACGGGACTATCGCGTACGTCAACGAGCGCTACGCGGAGATGAAGGGGGTGAGCCGCGAGGAGCTGCTCGGGACGGAAATCTACGATTGGGTCACCGAGGAGACGGCGGAGAAGGCCACACGGGTACGGCGCGAGATGGAGGCGGGCGACCGCGACGCCGGCGCCGTCGAGTACGAGTTCCTCACGGCGGACGGGGAGCGGTTCCCGGTGGAGATGCGGTTCAACCGAGTGACGAGCGAGGGGGGCGACGAGCTGGACCGCGTCGGCGTCATCCGGGACGTCCGCGAGCGGAAGGAGCGGGAAGAGTCGCTCCGGGAGAAGAACGAGCGGCTGGAGGAGTTCGCCAGTATCGTGAGCCACGACCTCCGGAACCCGCTCTCCGTCGCGCGCGGCCGACTGGATCTCGCCCGCGAGGAGTGCGACTCCGAGCACCTCGACCACGTCGCCCGGGCCCACGAGCGCATGGACTCCCTCATCGACGACCTCCTGACGCTCGCCCGCGACGGCGAGGGCGTCGAGGGGACGGAGCGGGTCCCCCTCCGCGAGCTCGCCGAGGCGTGCTGGGAGGGGGTCGAGACCGCCGACGCGACGCTCCGCGTCGAGACCGACAGCGCGGTGCGCGCCGACCGGAGCCGGCTCAGACAGGTGTTCGAGAACCTCGTCCGAAACGCGGTCGAGCACGCGGGCGACGACGCCACCGTCACGGTCGGCGACCTCGACGGCGGCTTCTACGTGTCCGACGACGGCCCGGGGATCCCCGAGGCCGACCGCGAGGCGGTGTTCGAGGCGGGGTTCACCACGAACGACGGCGGGACCGGCTTCGGGCTGGAGATCGTCGAGGCCGTCGCGGCGGCCCACGGCTGGGACGTGCGCGTCACCGACGGCGCCGACGGCGGCGCGCGCTTCGAGTTCACCGGCGTCGACGTGCTCGACTGA